The region GAATTAGGTTGAAGAGTAAACTGTGTCTCtaagaatatatatttttaacttcCTCTTCAGCTTTCAATTCaggttttatattttttaaaaagAAGTAAAGTTCCCTTTTCACTTCGATTAATATTATTGCTTATTCAGAAACTGGATTTGTACGGTGTGTTCATACATGCCCACATGACCTGACAATGAACTTAATAATACTGGCTATCAATATGTAGGCCTAGTGTCAAATCTGCCTCTGCTCTCGTATTCCCAAGTAAACATAGGtttgtttttttctctgtgtTATATGCACCTCAGTGATAGCTTAGATTTCCTCTATGGATGACAATGAGTGACTAATGATGGATTGATGGGGGGAATAGGGAAGGGTTGAGAACCAAGAcaaaaggagagaaaaagggagaagtCAAAGGAGGAGACATGCATGTCACTCAGTAACCTAACAAAGAGCAGAAGAGAATCATGTGCTTTCACAAACACCTCTCAGGGGAGCAAACTGCAAAGTTAACCAGGTGAGAACACTGACTGAAAAACAGTCTCCTTGCTCAGACTCAATTATGTGAGGTACAAGtacctgccaaaataaaggaaacaacaacataaagtgtcttcaTAGATAtacacatgaccctaagcatgatgtgaCGTTAAttccttaattaactcaggaaccacacctgtgtggatgcacctgctttgtatccctcatttaactcaagtgtttcctttattctggcagttactTGTAGTTCAGTTGAGTAGTTGCTTTGGTGCGGTTTATAATTTAATTATTATACAAGAGCAGTTCCAACCGGTTGGGCCAGCGGCAGCTTGAGCCACATGCGGAGGAACTCATGTCTTTGTGCAGTACTGTAGCTGTATTGTAGACAGCTACTAGCATGTAGAGATGGGATGGTTGCTTGTTATCAGTTTCGCAACATTTCGAGTTGTACTACTCGTCTTATACTAGGCATTTTTAGCTAGACGAGGGTGTGGCAAATTGTTGGGCAATCTTGTCAGTTCTTGAGGTACACATGAACTGAAGCTAGTTAACAGTGCATAAAATTATTTTAGTCTCATAGCTAGTTGCAACCTTGGTTGCCTACCAATGAATCTATACAAACGGTGGAGACAAGGACCAGCATCTGTATGCGACTGTTGAATTGAACTGCATCCGTTTAAATAATGAACGCTTAGCAACTAGTTGGAGCGTATGTAAAGCGAAATAAGATTGTGTTCACGGAGCAAGACTCATCAAATGTTCAGATGGAACATACTGATAACGTTACACCTACGTGCACTTGCTTGAAATACCGTATGACGAGCTAGCTAGTATCGGTtgtgctaacattagctggctggctaactagTAACTACCCTTAACCGTTAAGCCAATTATAATTTCTAGCTAGTTCGAACCAGCCAGGGAAAATTGTCATATCAATATATTCCAAACCCGCGGTTGAAATACATTTAGAAAAAAATTGTCTGTATTTAAACTACAACTAGCATGGGTAGCTAGCAGTAGCGTTTTTGTTGGCAAAACGATGCGGCATGTCAACAATGTATTAGCATGTCAATCAATGTATGCAGGCAGATGTTCCGAGGGAGTAAATATTTTCTTTCTGGAATTACACAACATAATATGCACGGTAATTTGTGTCAACTTTCAAGTCATGGTATCGAAATAAACTAGACGAACACCCTACTACGTTTGTTTTGCTTATCATGAAAGGATCCCCTCAACTCGTTCAGTACATTAGCTACTTGTCGGTATCAGTCGACTGTCCGTTGAATttacagtggtacagtagctagctgttAGCCACGCTGCTAAAGTGTGACAGAACTCCACGTACCTTGCTCAACGGCTAGAAATTGACAGAATTCTGCTGCAACTTCACGGCAATATTTCAAACAATATACATAGCGCGTATATAGTACTCTCGTGTCCCTTGTATCCAGCTGTTTGGCTTGCTAGTGCTTCTCAAAATGAATTGAAACCATAGTAGCTCCATGCATGTACTCGCCTCATCCTTTATTGTCGGCACTTTGTCCAACAGTCAGAAACGCGTGCCAGCCCCCGCCTCTCAATACCTCTTTCGCTTGCCGTAATTTCGAACTCACGCATGCGGGGTAGGGTAGAAAAATAAATCCCTACAAAAGTGGTTTGTCCCAGATGTACCAAGAGTTGGGAAAGCAAGTGAAACAGTAGCTAGTAGAACTCAATGTACTTTCCACATTTCATTTATTCTCCATCTCCAAAACATCTTTAGAACATATTGACAATAGTACACCTCAATTTGACAGCTCTGAAACCACATTGCGGATTACAAGATAATCATAATGCAGAATTTGATGTCCAAAATTATAAGTGTTCTGTAAACAAGTCAGAAATAAAACAAACTAAATTTAATGACACATTCTAGCAAATCAAACAGCCTATATAGGTGCCAGCCTGAGACTTTCATAAGCAGATATCTCAGGCTAGCCCCAAGGCATACATCCTAAACAGATGTCAACAAACAATAGCCATCTGCACCCCTTTGGCCCATGTCTGTCAAACAATGGAGGAGCGAGCGTCTCAAATCAATTGATGGTAAATCAAAGCCTGATTCACACATACAGGACAAAGCTGAGCTGTACTGGTTACATATCACAGCatgctggaaaggacaatgtgaataaaaaaaatatccaaGCCAACGCGGTGGGCCAGCCATGTTGCATTAATCAGCCATAAGTTATTGGGAAAGTGTTGTTCCATTCTCCAGTCACAGGATGGGTCTAGGCTGCTGGGTCAGGAGGAGGCCAAAGCGTTTCTTCAGGGTCACCCGGTGCCTGGAGAACTTGTCATCAGGCGAGAAGCGGGCAGGATGGGCAGAGCTGGTGGGCTGGCCCAATAGATCCACCTTCTTTTGAGCCACGCCATGGGAGAACGTGAGGAAAGCGGGGTGAGAAGAAAAGAGAAAGCATGAACAAGTAGCCTTGTATAACTTGTCAAATAGCTAGGATGTTAGTGTTGGACAGGCCCATTTTCTACATACAAGTTGTAGGGTCAGAAGAATACGTTTGGAAACGTGGAACAATCCTTTGAGAAGCTTATGAATCGCATAATTAGTTGACCTGCCATCTAAGTAGGACATAAACACtaaagttagctaactagctagttaaatCAGGACCTAGCTACAATAACACCATATAAAGTCCTACAAATGCATTAAAATACTGAAAATATGTAGCTAATGTCTATAGAGCAGACACGATTCTATTCCACATTGAATACTGCTAAACGTTAAGAGTAcagtagttaaataaaataaataaaaagtagcTTGCTAAACAAACCTTCAGTGTGTAAACTCTCTCCCCATTCTCGGTCAAATAGAACTGCAGGAACATCGTGGTAAATAACGTGTGCTTTTTAAGTTATAAACAAATTTACTGCACCGACCAAAGTGGACTTGTTCACTTTTATTTGACAGAAAATGTATCTCGCGTTCCTGCGATCCACGTGCAAGTTTTTCTCCTTGGGTAGAAACTAAAAAGCGGATATCCGTAAGCAAAAGGATACCTCTTCCGCAAAGCAAATCGGGAAAATGAGTTTTATATGCAGCCCTCATACTTGAAAGAGTTTTCGTATTATAATATTTTATAAACATAGTCTGTACAACATTATTATCATGTTCTGTTTATATAATAGTTTTTTTTGTCCCCAGAACGTTTGATCATCGCAACTATCTGAGTTAGAATCAGAATTCGAAATGTTTATTTTCGAAAAAGAATGAACGAAAAATGCCAAATTATAATTTGCGTGTGCGCACAGATTGAAAAACATCGTCCAAAACAAATGCCATAacaggtgagtttatatattatttgACAACATGACGGAAAAGCCACGGTATCATTAGGCTTCTCAAGTTTTTCTGACGTTTAATCAAATTACCCAGTGGGATATCAATGTATTTTCCCTATTATGCTGGCTTTAAATACATCAGATTCACCAGTCTCCATCATAAGAGGCAGCCTGTCTGTGATAGTTTATGACACTTACAAAGTTAGCTTTATTACATAGGTAAACTATGCTAATAGTTGTTTTCGATGTAGCTAGATCATTGATGTCCGGAGGGGGGTGAGGCAACGAcgactcagtcggggtctcaatttAATGTTGCTAGTTATAgtaatagaatacacaaggtgcaatttcgaaatttggttgcCCATtagcagtcactcaattagcccatgtcagcatttttagattggtaaattattcAAGCGGCCAGCTATCTACGCTTGTAACCTAGTAagcatggtcgaattaccgaccagggtggggcccattgatcttcagttatcatattaaaaactgcaatcatttgcctccaccctatggcaaaatgtgtagaattgcaggaaattagctgtaaaactgcaaatggcaaaatgagtagaattgcatgaaatgaatTTATAAAATAGCAAtacttctctccgccccatggcatcAACTAGTAATTGTTTTGCTCAtgggggtatggatgtgggttcaCAGACCCACCAGCCGCTGCGGCCAATCATGAAGAGTTCAGTTTTTTTGTGGCCCCAACCCCATCAAAGTTACCATCCCTGAGCTAGACTAGTTGTAATAGTCCTATTTCAGGGAGAGATTGAGATGCTCACTGACTCTCAATAAACAGAATCTCCCAAAACTACAGTAAGTTTAGCATGATATCAAATACTGTATGTTTTGGCAGGTGCAATAATTCAAATTCCAGACCAATCCACTTTTGGAAACAACCCCACAATCCACTTCTTTACcccaggaggaagaagaaggaacaTCATCTCCCATGGACCTTGGCGATACAGAGACAGCATCCATACCAACTCCTCTTTCTCATACAGACCCGGATGAATCAAAGTCTGTAACAGCACAGGGAGCAAACCCAGACTGTGGGGTGGACTCGGAAAGGCCCATGTCTGAGTCAGAGCCACCACCTCAGATACTATGGGAATCACACCCTGCACAGACGGTGTCTATTTCTCCACTTCCTAACATAGACCCTGAGGAATCAGAGTCAGTTCTGAAGCTGGAGACAGCCCCATGCCCAGAGGTGGACCCTGAAAACACAAACTCTGACTCAGTTCCATGTCAGACACAAGAGGAATTCGACTCAGCACAGAAACCATCAAAGCAGCAAGATCCAGTCCCAGGTTTGATCCTGCTGACTGATCTCTCCTTTCCAACTGTGTCAGAGACAGCACTCTGTCTAGGACCACAACTAGACCCATGTGACATGAGGGGCTCTGAGGATCCCATATCTGCTTTAGAACCACCTCAGATAGATGAGGAACCAGACCCTGAGCTGGCGTCTATGCCCAGGCCTACTCCTCATCTTCACATAGATTCCAGAGAGCTAGAGGCTATGCTGAAGCTGGGGCCAGACCCAGACCCAAGCCCTGACACAGACTCAGAAAACCCAAGATCTACAACAGAGACACCGCCTGAGCTACAAGGGGAGCCCGACCCAGCCGAGCAGCCGGCCACAGCATTGACCTCTATGACTGAATCGGAGGTTGACCTGGCCTCTCCAGCTGTATCATGTTCAGTGTCATGTGTTGGCCAACCAGACTTGTGCAATGGGATGCGATCTGAAAATCCCATGCCTGCCTCAGAGCCACTTCAGATAGAGATAGAAAAATTTTCTGATCTGGTCCAGATACAGGCTAATGATCCTCTCCCTCACCTAGACTCCCAGGAATTTGAGCCGGTGCCACCTCATAAATCCGACCCAGCACAGACAGGCCTACAACCAGAACAGCCAGCCCCAGTCTCACTGACTGTCAAGACTGAGCCCAGTCTCTCTTCTCTGGTAATATTGTATCCAGCGGCATACATTCGACAAGAACCAGGTGTAGAGACTCTTAAGTCTGACTCACAGGGGAGGGACAGAATCCTTGAAGGCTCCCACCTGCGATGTCTCCAACCACAGTCTCAGTCTCTCCCATACTTTCCACCCATACAATCGCCAACATATTCACCCGTACAACCTCAGCAGTCTCCATCCATATCGAATGGCCCTTGTCCGGTGATCTGTCACTCAATACTTATCCCAAGCTGCCCTCCTCTGGATCTCCCACCAGACTTTCCTTCATATCACCCCCAGATGAACCATAACTGCCCTCAACCAGGCCCTAATCGCCCCTCACTGACCCCCCAACCGAGGACTAATTTCCTCTCACTGGCCCCCCAGCTACGCCCTAACCACCTCCAACCACCACCGGACCTTCAGCTCGGCCCAGGCTTACCCGGTCCTCTCCCTGGTTCTATCCCCAGCCAGACCCCACCTCCCCAGGCCTGGTGTCGCAGCGAGGGCTTCTCCTCCCGGGGGATGTTTGAGAACTATAGGTGGTGGCAGAACCTCCGGGACATGGCCAGCAAAATCTACCCCGACAGCGGACCTGACGCAGAGGCCCTGGCCTGCTTTTTCATGTGAGTTTTGGGGTtgagtctgaaatggcacccttttccctatgtagtgcactattattCATAGAGCCCTGGACAAAAggctggggcggcagcgtagcctagtggttagagcattggactagtaaccgaaaggttgcaagatcaaatcccagagctgacaaggtacaaatctgtcgttctgcccctgaacaaggcagttaacccactgttcctaggccgtcattgaaaataagaatttgttcttaacttattGCCCAGTtacataaaggtaaaaaatataaaaaacggaGTGCATTCTATAGGGTACCTTCCATCCCCCTTTCCCCTAACTATTCTTGTTTAGCTAGTTTTTATGTAGACTCTTGCTCGGTGACTTGGTGCTGTGTATTGTTTTGGTAATACAGTCTTTATTACCACGTAATAACTGAATATAAATAGAAACCTTGTATCTTATTGaccttttatttacatttttgcacTGTCACTATGCagactcacagggccctacacactcacacacacagtgtcactccaacacacacacacaaacactcacaccatcatctgctcactcacacataatatgaatttatactgactctacacacacgcacacccactcacatacaagctgctgctactctgttaatcTTATATCCTGAGGCCTAGtacccttacccctatacatatctacctccatcactccagtattcctgcacattgtaaatatggtattggaactgaccctgtatatactaACTTCTTGTGTTCTTCATATTTTAATATATTCTGTTTTTCTTCTACCTTGTTATTAATAGTATTACactgttattgattactgcattgtagggttttgagtttgcaggaaagacatttcactgtacttgtgacattaaaacttgaaaactAAAAGTCTCTGAGTAGAGGACCTGTGAGTGAGAGTTGTAGAGGGTTTTGTTACGGTTTTGGCTACATATTTATTGACTGTGCTACccctaaccctgtgtgtgtgtgtgtgtgtgtgtgtctcttcagtcCAGTGATTCGTTCCCTCTGTCTCCAGTACCCCTCACTCCTCTTCACCCAGGGCATCAGTGTAGCGGTGGGAGAATGGAGGAAGCTCTCCAACTACGACCGTATGGAGTACTACCACTTGGCCAAGAAGTGagtccacagtgtgtgtgtgtgtggtgcgtgtgtgtgtgtgtgcatgtcagtcagtgtaagggctgtcttcgtcgtcagatgaaacagagaagtcatcgtcggaaaaggtggaccaatacgcagcggagtgagtgttcatattcaattaatagaaacactttaaacaaaccacgaaaatgaacgacagcctacagttctgctaggtacaaaactaaacagaaacaattacccacaaaacccaaaggaaaaacatgctccttatgtgtgactcccaatcagcaacaacgagcttcagctgtgcctgattgggagccacacacggcccaaaacaaagaaatacaaaaacatagaaaaaggaacatagaacgcccacccaatgtaacaccctggcctaaccaaaataaagaacaaaaacccctctctatggccagggcgttacagtcagtcagtgtgtctgtgtgtgtcctcacAAAACACAAGATGTCATTCAACTTTGGCACAGTTGTTAAGACACACAACTTTTGAAAGAAATGTTAACACTGACATGCCATCCAATTATTACCCTCACAGTTTTTACAGTTTTGTAACTCCCATAGCTCTGCACCTAAAGAGCAATCTGGGATTGGTTCATCCATTTTTATACTTATATTGCCATTAATTCCATCCCCCAGATGGCTCCTTTAAATGTGCTTTTCGTGTTAACATCAACAGAACGTTCTCCCCATAAAAGATGGAATGTTTGATTAGATTATCAAATAAGTGGGTAACTGCATCATTGTGGAATTACATTGGAGGCTACTAACAAAGATACCCTACTGAAGATATAAAGATACGAATCATGTGGAAAGAGTTTATTTATCAATTTAGATTAAATTTAC is a window of Salmo salar chromosome ssa18, Ssal_v3.1, whole genome shotgun sequence DNA encoding:
- the LOC106577940 gene encoding H/ACA ribonucleoprotein complex subunit 3, yielding MFLQFYLTENGERVYTLKKVDLLGQPTSSAHPARFSPDDKFSRHRVTLKKRFGLLLTQQPRPIL